From Afipia carboxidovorans OM5, one genomic window encodes:
- a CDS encoding uroporphyrinogen-III synthase: protein MSILVMRPFPDNEATAAALRDEGYSVLLSPALRFEPVPLREEPDALPYDAILATSANALRGIEGKPILERLCETKLFAVGDATAQIARNAGFRDVESAAGDAVALIALVEARMRGKGRICYLAGADVSRDLGADLGAQGYSVTTLTTYRMIPLPHFSEAVEAAFAAGEVEAVLHYSRRSARAFVAAVQAAGLEISALALPQFCISNVVGTVLQEAGAARVRVAAAPDEPAMFEALQRAIAPKRPSRPKTKSGKL from the coding sequence ATGTCGATCCTGGTGATGCGGCCTTTTCCTGACAACGAGGCGACCGCGGCCGCATTGCGGGATGAGGGATATAGTGTGTTGCTGTCGCCGGCGCTGCGGTTTGAGCCGGTGCCGCTGCGCGAAGAGCCTGACGCACTTCCCTACGATGCGATTCTTGCGACCAGCGCCAATGCGCTACGCGGCATCGAGGGAAAACCAATCCTGGAGCGACTGTGCGAGACAAAGCTGTTCGCTGTCGGCGATGCGACGGCGCAAATCGCGCGGAACGCGGGCTTTCGCGATGTCGAGAGCGCAGCGGGCGATGCGGTAGCGCTGATCGCGCTGGTCGAGGCGCGGATGCGTGGCAAGGGCCGGATCTGCTATCTCGCGGGGGCCGATGTGAGCCGCGACCTCGGTGCCGATCTCGGCGCACAAGGCTACAGCGTGACCACGCTCACGACTTACCGCATGATTCCGCTTCCACATTTTTCCGAAGCGGTTGAGGCGGCGTTTGCGGCCGGAGAGGTCGAGGCAGTGCTGCATTATTCGCGGCGCAGCGCGCGGGCATTCGTCGCCGCGGTGCAGGCGGCAGGCCTTGAGATTTCCGCGCTGGCGCTGCCGCAGTTCTGCATCTCGAACGTGGTCGGCACGGTGTTGCAGGAGGCCGGCGCCGCGCGGGTGCGGGTCGCGGCGGCGCCCGATGAGCCTGCGATGTTCGAGGCATTGCAGCGTGCGATCGCGCCGAAGCGGCCATCGCGGCCCAAAACGAAATCTGGTAAGCTGTAG
- a CDS encoding COG4223 family protein, with translation MATDDDQRETEGAARKRAAPTIDLDPSDVTDTTPKGEVNAESEAERTSEDVHADHAQVGGGHSDTTSGESAQSASSEPSPAGAAPSWRVVLPAALSAAVVALLVSGLWNALWPNNSDPDIPPAQTSTIEGLSTRVAQLESKPTPVPVTVDTSALTKRLDALDQAVADIRTDMTALREQMQALAAKTAEAVEAKAEPKAEPKAESAAEAKDEAKAAPAPDISGLEERLAKLEQQAVAASAEAATKLAAAPPPPPPDDTALRLALAATALDQTVRQGLPYAAMLAAATRLGGEASVLAPLEPFAATGVPTAEALCRELLTQLPRLAAAPKSAPAASGWVERLGDSASRLVKVTRVDDNGTDRAALLSRATTAANRNDLKQASEIVTQLPEPDRSALQGWIGKVQARGTALAASRAFAETATAALPPSPH, from the coding sequence ATGGCCACAGACGACGACCAGCGTGAGACCGAAGGAGCTGCCCGCAAGCGCGCCGCGCCAACGATCGATCTCGATCCTTCCGATGTCACCGACACCACGCCCAAGGGTGAGGTGAACGCTGAGTCTGAGGCTGAACGGACGTCGGAAGATGTGCATGCAGACCATGCGCAGGTTGGCGGTGGGCATTCAGATACGACATCCGGAGAAAGTGCGCAGAGCGCTTCGTCAGAGCCATCGCCAGCCGGGGCCGCGCCGTCGTGGCGAGTCGTGCTGCCCGCAGCCTTGAGCGCCGCGGTCGTCGCGCTGCTGGTCAGCGGGCTGTGGAATGCGCTGTGGCCGAACAATTCCGACCCCGACATTCCGCCGGCGCAGACGTCGACCATCGAAGGCCTGAGCACGCGCGTCGCGCAGCTTGAATCGAAACCCACGCCTGTACCGGTGACTGTGGACACGAGCGCGCTGACGAAGCGCCTCGATGCACTCGATCAGGCCGTCGCCGATATCCGAACCGATATGACCGCACTCCGCGAGCAGATGCAGGCCCTGGCGGCGAAAACTGCCGAGGCTGTTGAAGCCAAAGCCGAGCCCAAAGCTGAGCCCAAGGCCGAATCCGCGGCTGAAGCGAAGGATGAAGCAAAGGCCGCGCCTGCGCCGGATATCTCCGGCCTGGAGGAGCGACTGGCAAAACTCGAACAGCAAGCCGTTGCAGCAAGCGCGGAGGCTGCCACGAAGCTTGCCGCTGCGCCGCCGCCTCCGCCGCCGGATGATACCGCGCTGCGCCTTGCGCTCGCGGCCACCGCGCTCGATCAGACCGTGCGGCAGGGTCTTCCCTATGCGGCGATGCTCGCCGCCGCCACGCGCCTTGGTGGTGAAGCTTCGGTGCTTGCGCCGCTCGAGCCATTTGCGGCAACCGGCGTGCCGACCGCCGAGGCGCTGTGCCGTGAACTCCTCACGCAATTGCCGCGCCTTGCGGCCGCGCCGAAGAGCGCACCCGCCGCGAGTGGCTGGGTCGAGCGTCTCGGTGACAGTGCGTCGCGCCTTGTGAAGGTGACGCGGGTCGATGACAACGGCACCGATCGCGCGGCATTGCTGTCGCGGGCGACGACGGCTGCGAACCGCAACGATTTGAAACAGGCCAGTGAGATCGTCACGCAATTGCCGGAGCCGGATCGCTCCGCGCTGCAGGGCTGGATCGGCAAGGTGCAGGCGCGCGGCACGGCGCTGGCCGCCTCTCGCGCTTTCGCTGAAACCGCAACGGCGGCGTTGCCGCCGTCACCGCATTGA
- a CDS encoding heme biosynthesis protein HemY, with the protein MARIFFFLILLALAALGAAWVADQGGGLVLSWSGWRIETSLPVAALLGVILLAVALVVWSVVRTFWKAPEGLRRRRREKRAAKARRAITQGLIAVGTGDSFAAQRHAGMATRLAAHDPLALMLQAQTAQLEGDRAGAQRAFRAMAERKDMRLLGLRGLFIEAQRSDDAYTAVAMAEEALKIAPASPWASQAVLGFRCAGSDWDGALALLDTNKAAGLVEPAVYRRERGVLLTARALALEERDRDASRKSAMEAVKLAPQLVPAAVLAAKFYSEDNQVRRAMRVVEAAWVANPHPDLADAYAHVRLGDSARERLSRVEMLAQKTPDHREGRLAVARAAIDAGEFERAREALAPLIDAPTQRVALLMAELERANHDEGRAREWTARAVRAAPDPAWTADGYVSDRWRPVSPVTGRLDAFQWVTPVAALAPERATIEAETPTLPMPPIAIESKPEEKADANPETNLEADVKVDTAPDEAAASPIAEGLPAAAEELDDEVPAPPPPTPIRPEMVAPPPVFRPRPAGETRSQPPTVIPLVRAPDDPGVPEDDFSDDPEGGHDRQPGGWRGFVARLGG; encoded by the coding sequence ATGGCCCGCATCTTCTTCTTCCTGATCCTTCTCGCGCTTGCCGCGCTCGGCGCGGCGTGGGTCGCCGATCAGGGCGGAGGTCTCGTGCTGTCGTGGAGCGGCTGGCGCATCGAGACGTCGCTGCCGGTTGCCGCACTTCTCGGTGTCATCCTGCTCGCGGTCGCGCTCGTCGTGTGGTCGGTCGTGCGCACATTCTGGAAAGCGCCGGAGGGGCTGCGTCGGCGGCGGCGGGAAAAGCGCGCGGCGAAAGCGCGTCGCGCCATCACGCAGGGCCTCATTGCCGTCGGCACCGGTGATTCGTTTGCCGCGCAACGCCATGCCGGTATGGCGACGCGGCTCGCCGCGCACGATCCGCTGGCGCTGATGCTGCAGGCACAGACCGCGCAACTCGAAGGTGATCGCGCGGGCGCGCAGCGCGCCTTCCGTGCGATGGCCGAGCGCAAGGATATGCGCCTGCTCGGCCTGCGCGGGCTTTTCATCGAGGCGCAGCGCAGCGACGACGCCTATACGGCCGTGGCAATGGCCGAAGAGGCCCTGAAGATTGCACCGGCTTCGCCATGGGCGTCGCAGGCCGTGCTTGGCTTCCGTTGCGCAGGGAGCGATTGGGACGGCGCGTTGGCGCTGCTCGACACCAACAAGGCCGCAGGGCTGGTTGAGCCCGCTGTGTATCGTCGTGAGCGCGGCGTTCTACTCACCGCCCGCGCGCTTGCGCTTGAGGAACGCGATCGCGATGCGTCGCGCAAGAGTGCGATGGAAGCGGTCAAGCTCGCGCCGCAGCTTGTACCGGCAGCGGTGCTGGCCGCGAAGTTCTATAGCGAGGACAATCAGGTTCGCCGTGCGATGCGGGTGGTCGAGGCGGCGTGGGTGGCGAACCCGCACCCCGATCTCGCCGATGCCTACGCGCATGTGCGTCTCGGCGATTCCGCGCGCGAGCGGCTGTCGCGCGTCGAGATGCTGGCGCAGAAAACGCCGGATCATCGTGAGGGCCGCCTCGCGGTGGCGCGCGCTGCAATCGATGCCGGCGAGTTTGAACGGGCGCGCGAAGCGCTCGCGCCACTGATCGATGCACCGACCCAGCGCGTGGCGTTGCTGATGGCTGAGCTCGAGCGTGCCAATCACGATGAGGGCCGGGCGCGCGAATGGACCGCGCGCGCGGTGCGGGCCGCACCCGATCCGGCGTGGACGGCAGACGGCTATGTCTCGGATCGCTGGCGGCCGGTGTCTCCGGTGACGGGGCGGCTCGATGCTTTCCAATGGGTCACGCCGGTGGCGGCGCTTGCGCCCGAACGCGCGACCATCGAGGCGGAGACGCCGACACTGCCGATGCCGCCGATCGCGATCGAATCGAAACCGGAGGAGAAGGCGGACGCAAATCCCGAGACAAATCTCGAGGCGGATGTAAAAGTCGATACAGCTCCGGACGAGGCCGCTGCATCGCCCATCGCCGAGGGGCTGCCCGCCGCTGCGGAAGAATTGGACGACGAAGTTCCGGCGCCGCCACCCCCCACGCCGATTCGCCCCGAGATGGTTGCCCCACCGCCGGTATTCCGGCCGCGCCCGGCCGGCGAGACGCGCTCGCAGCCGCCGACCGTCATTCCGCTGGTACGCGCCCCCGATGATCCGGGTGTTCCCGAGGACGATTTTTCGGACGATCCCGAGGGTGGGCACGACCGCCAGCCCGGCGGCTGGCGGGGTTTCGTGGCGCGGCTCGGCGGCTGA
- a CDS encoding GGDEF domain-containing protein yields MLQDTSRPQSIVHKTRRELLNNISSFLLHHSLEVTPTNLVLVHGALSGENRGLARAIVARVDAGGAVTQEWLEEVALLGPEPTTKHGQHGVGALIEKLEAALEAFASLTSNMRHATSRYGETLEQQVSEMSRIEEAEYLVASLSALTRAMIGRTRKAEEEMGKYEDEAETLRRRLENATRDAEIDYLTGLPNRRAFEVLLDRHYGEARAAAESLILAFCDIDHFKRVNDIHGHEAGDRVLKAIAAALSKTTDNNCHVARYGGEEFVMLFRNISTNEARKRFDDVRKELAEQRFINRATDRPVGQITLSGGMANVFAYSDPREALKAADDALFLAKERGRNQIVVAENY; encoded by the coding sequence GTGCTTCAAGACACCAGCAGACCTCAAAGTATCGTGCACAAAACGCGCAGAGAACTCCTCAACAATATCTCCTCCTTCTTGCTCCATCATAGTTTGGAAGTGACGCCGACCAATCTGGTCCTGGTGCATGGCGCATTGTCGGGCGAAAATCGTGGATTGGCGCGGGCTATCGTCGCAAGGGTCGACGCCGGTGGGGCCGTTACGCAAGAATGGCTTGAAGAAGTTGCGCTCCTTGGTCCCGAGCCGACAACAAAACACGGTCAGCATGGTGTCGGCGCACTGATAGAAAAGCTCGAGGCAGCGCTGGAAGCGTTCGCTAGTTTGACGAGCAATATGAGACACGCCACATCACGTTACGGCGAGACTCTTGAACAGCAAGTTTCCGAGATGTCGAGGATCGAGGAGGCGGAATATCTCGTTGCAAGCCTCTCCGCCCTGACCAGAGCTATGATCGGCCGGACTCGCAAGGCCGAGGAGGAGATGGGCAAGTATGAAGACGAGGCCGAGACCCTGCGCAGGCGGCTGGAGAACGCGACGCGAGATGCCGAGATCGACTACCTGACCGGACTTCCAAACCGCCGTGCCTTCGAAGTGCTTCTGGATCGGCACTACGGGGAGGCTCGTGCGGCCGCCGAATCTCTAATCCTTGCTTTCTGCGATATCGATCACTTCAAGCGGGTCAATGACATTCACGGACACGAGGCTGGAGATCGGGTGTTGAAAGCGATAGCTGCGGCGCTTTCGAAAACGACGGACAACAACTGTCATGTTGCGCGATATGGCGGTGAGGAATTCGTGATGTTGTTCCGAAATATCTCAACCAATGAGGCAAGGAAACGATTCGATGATGTTCGCAAGGAGTTGGCGGAGCAACGGTTCATCAATCGCGCGACGGACAGGCCGGTTGGTCAGATAACGCTTTCAGGAGGGATGGCTAACGTGTTTGCCTATTCCGATCCCCGTGAAGCATTAAAAGCTGCCGACGATGCCCTCTTTCTAGCAAAAGAACGTGGCCGCAATCAGATCGTCGTCGCCGAAAACTATTGA
- a CDS encoding LysR family transcriptional regulator: protein MHEKNTSLMHQKNLARLDLNLLVVFDAIASARSTTLAATQLSLSQPAVSHALSRLRRLIGDPLFVRGRGRFVLTPRAEGMVLQVRDILNAVGVVLANAPFDPAENERTFRIAASDYTMLTIMPTLVRTLHRASPRAKLEVFSVGSQTIAQLESNDLDCTFWALKPPGAPYVTMPLFRESSKGFLDRRHPLAKPANRGRLTLDDYVGYPHVIAKFRDSNPSPVDVALAAVGRKRTIGLASSSFIGNITALSGTNLIATLPSRLSSIAESYGLKSFDLPIRIEDYTYSLVWHQRTDADPACIWLRKVIAQTIS, encoded by the coding sequence ATGCATGAAAAGAATACTAGCCTGATGCACCAAAAAAACTTGGCGCGCCTCGACCTCAATCTTTTGGTGGTCTTCGACGCGATTGCAAGCGCTCGCTCCACCACTCTAGCCGCAACACAACTTTCATTAAGCCAGCCGGCGGTCAGCCACGCACTTAGCCGATTGCGGCGACTGATCGGCGATCCCCTGTTCGTGCGGGGCCGTGGCCGGTTTGTTCTGACGCCGCGTGCTGAGGGGATGGTTCTTCAAGTCCGGGATATCCTCAACGCGGTGGGAGTTGTTCTCGCAAATGCTCCGTTTGATCCTGCCGAAAACGAGCGCACCTTTCGTATAGCAGCGAGCGATTACACGATGCTTACGATCATGCCGACGCTGGTACGGACATTGCACCGCGCGTCGCCTCGCGCAAAACTTGAAGTTTTTTCTGTCGGCTCACAAACTATTGCACAACTGGAATCGAACGATCTCGACTGCACTTTCTGGGCGCTCAAGCCTCCGGGCGCTCCCTATGTCACAATGCCGCTTTTCCGAGAAAGCTCGAAAGGCTTCTTGGATCGTCGCCATCCTCTTGCCAAACCAGCCAACCGAGGCAGGCTCACACTCGACGACTATGTGGGCTACCCTCACGTCATTGCAAAATTTCGAGATTCAAATCCAAGCCCCGTCGATGTTGCGCTCGCCGCAGTCGGGCGCAAGCGAACGATCGGTTTGGCGTCATCGAGCTTTATCGGTAATATCACGGCCCTTAGCGGAACCAATCTTATCGCAACGTTACCCTCACGCCTTTCATCGATCGCCGAAAGCTACGGCCTGAAATCGTTCGACCTTCCGATCAGGATAGAGGATTACACTTACTCACTCGTCTGGCATCAACGAACGGATGCCGATCCAGCCTGCATCTGGCTACGTAAAGTCATTGCTCAAACGATAAGTTAA
- a CDS encoding HlyD family secretion protein: MPERLPILRFSVTLIALAAALVAGWLLWRTYEYSPWTRDARVRANVVQVTPDVSGVVIDVRVKDNQQVKVGDVLFVVDQARFQLALASAEAALAGAETLRDQRIDEYERRKKLSSVSISDEALAQARSAALAAEANYNQALAALNVAKLNLARTQVRSPVNGHVTNLLLDKGDYATAGRAMLAVVDSDSYYVAGYFEETKLQAIHIGDRVAIRLLGFKPELRGHVASIARAITDRDNAPASDLVANVNPTFNWVRLAQRIPVRISIDRVPEGITLSAGMTATVVVTGPDETMRASAKSP; encoded by the coding sequence ATGCCCGAACGTCTGCCAATTCTGCGCTTCTCCGTGACGCTCATTGCCCTCGCCGCCGCGCTTGTGGCGGGCTGGCTGCTGTGGCGGACCTATGAATACAGCCCCTGGACCCGTGACGCGCGGGTGCGCGCCAATGTGGTTCAGGTCACGCCCGATGTCTCCGGTGTGGTGATCGACGTGCGCGTCAAGGACAACCAGCAGGTCAAGGTCGGCGACGTGCTGTTCGTTGTCGATCAGGCGCGCTTTCAACTTGCGCTCGCCAGCGCCGAGGCCGCGCTTGCCGGAGCGGAGACGCTGCGCGACCAGCGGATCGACGAATATGAACGGAGGAAAAAGCTAAGCTCGGTTTCGATCTCCGACGAGGCGCTCGCGCAGGCCCGCAGCGCAGCCCTTGCCGCCGAAGCAAACTACAATCAAGCGCTCGCCGCACTCAACGTAGCGAAGTTAAACCTCGCACGCACCCAGGTGCGCTCGCCGGTCAACGGCCACGTCACCAACCTCCTGCTCGACAAGGGCGACTACGCGACCGCAGGGCGCGCGATGCTGGCTGTCGTCGACAGCGATTCCTATTACGTCGCGGGTTATTTCGAGGAGACGAAGCTGCAGGCGATCCATATCGGAGATCGCGTCGCCATCCGGCTGCTCGGCTTTAAACCCGAATTGCGCGGGCATGTCGCAAGCATCGCACGCGCCATCACCGATCGCGACAACGCACCGGCGAGCGACCTCGTCGCCAACGTCAACCCAACCTTCAACTGGGTGCGCCTTGCACAGCGCATCCCGGTGCGCATCAGCATCGACCGCGTGCCGGAGGGCATCACGCTCAGCGCCGGCATGACGGCAACCGTGGTGGTGACAGGGCCGGACGAGACGATGCGCGCGTCTGCCAAGAGCCCATAA
- a CDS encoding DUF1656 domain-containing protein, translating into MIKEINIAGVLLPPLMGYAFAAMIIWLVLRFTLARTNLYRFIWHPPLFNTALYVILLSIIVVTTL; encoded by the coding sequence ATGATCAAGGAGATCAACATCGCAGGCGTGCTGCTGCCACCCTTGATGGGATACGCCTTCGCCGCAATGATCATCTGGCTTGTGCTGCGGTTTACGCTGGCACGCACGAACCTTTACCGATTCATCTGGCATCCGCCTTTGTTCAACACCGCGCTTTACGTCATCCTGCTCAGCATCATCGTCGTCACGACGCTTTGA
- a CDS encoding FUSC family protein, with protein sequence MLQTFQNLTWRELVFSLKSFAAAVLALYISLRLDFSQPMWSVTTVYIVAQPLAGMVLSKSVYRVLGTVIGAAASLAFVALFSNSPELFCLVLALWIGLGTTITIYLRDAPQAYVGMLSGYSAAIIGLPAALAPEVAFEYATSRCLEIMVGIGCATLMHHLIFPQRAGDALRKALDATLPSMARWAQDALQGKQSEVTGLLDRRRILNAVVSLDLLRIFATFDTPAIRVVDPAIRQFEGTLLSLLAMLMSVYDRFAALVQERPATADALRPLLAQVADHMAKSAETKATANTEAEQFDEAALRRDLNAHLPDIATLRVDTRSFLVRSMLLRLGDVLDLWRDVVWLRTHIARGQRLPPDTPTPSRRPHRDFATALLGGGIAALAVLLTSAFWILSAWPNGWTAVIFAGIICAIMGGRDNPAAASTIFLWMSLAGIPIAAFYLFVILPPLSGFAALAIAFAPFYLVTGALLAVPRAIPFTLPLILTAGGLMPIVNTMTYDFAAFLNSAIGFIGGTGIGVLTLALFWPLRTDWAVQRLMCATFADLAAIGHGNIDRPAFESRMFDRSNALFARLDPMKADERAIMQGSLGSLRLGLNMITLHRLRYSLPTAAVRTITNALADIAEYFTRASHNALGATPLPALSRASAELLHSDDSPLVLRAAESLYNIDMLMKRHAIFFGQPTADATFQPQPVTA encoded by the coding sequence ATGCTGCAGACATTCCAGAATCTGACCTGGCGAGAATTGGTCTTTTCGCTGAAGAGCTTCGCCGCTGCAGTGTTGGCGCTCTACATCTCGCTGCGGCTCGATTTCTCCCAACCGATGTGGTCGGTGACGACCGTTTATATCGTCGCCCAGCCGCTCGCCGGCATGGTGCTGTCGAAATCCGTCTATCGTGTACTCGGCACGGTGATCGGCGCGGCCGCTTCACTCGCCTTCGTTGCGCTGTTCTCCAACAGCCCGGAATTGTTCTGCCTCGTACTGGCGCTCTGGATCGGCCTCGGAACCACAATCACCATCTACCTGCGCGATGCGCCACAGGCCTATGTCGGCATGCTGTCGGGTTATTCGGCGGCGATCATCGGATTGCCGGCCGCGCTCGCGCCTGAAGTGGCATTTGAGTATGCGACGTCACGTTGCCTCGAGATCATGGTCGGTATCGGCTGCGCGACGCTGATGCATCATTTGATCTTTCCGCAGCGCGCCGGTGACGCCTTGCGCAAGGCGCTCGATGCAACATTGCCGAGCATGGCGCGCTGGGCGCAGGACGCGCTGCAAGGCAAGCAGAGCGAGGTCACCGGGCTTCTCGACCGGCGCCGCATTCTCAACGCCGTGGTGTCGCTTGATCTGTTGCGCATATTCGCGACTTTCGACACCCCTGCGATCCGAGTCGTCGATCCGGCGATCCGGCAGTTCGAGGGCACACTGCTCTCACTCCTCGCTATGCTGATGTCGGTCTACGACCGCTTCGCAGCGCTCGTGCAGGAGCGTCCCGCCACCGCCGACGCGCTCCGGCCGCTGCTCGCACAGGTGGCCGACCACATGGCGAAATCCGCGGAAACCAAAGCGACCGCAAACACAGAAGCCGAGCAATTCGACGAGGCGGCGTTGCGCCGGGATCTCAATGCGCATCTGCCCGACATCGCGACACTGCGCGTGGATACGCGCTCGTTCCTTGTGCGCAGCATGCTGCTGCGGCTCGGCGACGTCCTCGACCTGTGGCGCGACGTGGTGTGGCTGCGCACGCATATCGCGCGCGGCCAACGCCTTCCGCCGGATACGCCCACACCCTCGCGGCGGCCCCATCGCGATTTCGCCACCGCCTTGCTCGGGGGCGGAATTGCGGCGCTTGCGGTGCTGCTGACAAGCGCGTTCTGGATTCTCTCGGCGTGGCCGAACGGATGGACCGCCGTCATCTTCGCAGGCATCATTTGCGCGATCATGGGCGGCCGCGACAACCCTGCCGCCGCATCCACGATCTTTCTATGGATGAGCCTCGCAGGCATTCCTATTGCCGCGTTCTATCTGTTCGTCATCCTTCCCCCACTGTCAGGTTTTGCAGCACTCGCGATCGCATTCGCGCCATTCTATCTCGTCACCGGCGCGCTGCTCGCCGTTCCAAGAGCCATTCCCTTTACCCTGCCGCTGATCCTCACGGCAGGCGGCCTGATGCCGATCGTCAACACCATGACCTACGATTTCGCTGCTTTCCTGAACAGCGCGATCGGCTTCATCGGCGGCACCGGCATCGGCGTTCTCACGCTCGCTCTGTTCTGGCCGCTGCGAACCGATTGGGCGGTGCAGCGCCTGATGTGCGCCACCTTCGCCGATCTCGCCGCCATCGGCCACGGCAACATCGATCGCCCCGCTTTCGAAAGCCGCATGTTCGACCGCAGCAACGCCTTGTTTGCGCGGCTCGACCCGATGAAAGCCGACGAGCGCGCGATCATGCAGGGCAGCCTCGGCAGCCTTCGCCTCGGCCTGAACATGATTACGCTGCATCGCCTGCGCTATAGCCTGCCGACCGCCGCGGTGCGCACCATCACAAACGCTCTCGCCGATATTGCGGAATATTTCACCCGCGCCTCGCACAACGCTCTCGGCGCCACGCCGCTGCCCGCGCTCAGCAGGGCAAGCGCCGAACTTCTTCACAGCGATGACAGCCCGCTCGTGCTGCGCGCGGCCGAATCGCTTTATAACATCGACATGCTGATGAAGCGCCACGCGATATTTTTCGGACAGCCGACGGCGGACGCCACCTTCCAACCCCAGCCGGTGACCGCATGA
- a CDS encoding TerB family tellurite resistance protein encodes MLDRLRQFITDVVAPAGADQHVFAEDDYRLAAAALLIHVISLDGEPTAAEKRKLHALLTYRFDLDPARVDALIADAMRAEGEAVDLYRFTSVIMRSVNEEGRLRIIEMMWELVYADGHVSEFEDNVIWRAADLLGISARERVNLRQQVADGSLDSGTVN; translated from the coding sequence ATGCTCGATAGATTACGCCAGTTCATCACCGACGTCGTCGCTCCTGCCGGGGCCGATCAGCATGTTTTCGCGGAGGATGATTATCGCCTCGCCGCGGCGGCTCTGCTTATCCATGTGATCTCGCTCGATGGGGAGCCCACGGCGGCCGAGAAGCGCAAGCTCCATGCCTTGCTGACCTATCGTTTCGACCTTGATCCCGCCCGTGTGGACGCGCTGATTGCGGACGCCATGCGGGCTGAGGGCGAGGCGGTCGACCTTTACCGTTTCACCAGCGTCATCATGCGCTCGGTGAACGAGGAGGGGCGGCTGCGGATCATCGAGATGATGTGGGAGCTCGTCTATGCCGACGGCCATGTCAGCGAGTTCGAGGATAACGTGATCTGGCGCGCGGCCGATCTCCTCGGCATATCCGCCCGCGAGCGTGTCAACCTGCGTCAGCAGGTGGCCGACGGCTCGCTCGATTCCGGCACTGTGAATTGA
- a CDS encoding SDR family NAD(P)-dependent oxidoreductase — protein MAARVTLITGASSGIGLELAKVFAAHGHTCVLVARRAELLAELADTIVAAGGPEPVIIPCDLAAAGAVAKLADEIVARDLEVDILVNNAGFGLAGVARSLDREQQLAMIDLNIRTLTDLTLRFSDSVVRHRGGILNVASVAAFLPGPGMAVYYATKAFVLSFTEAQRAELRKAGVRVTALCPGPVPTGFQARAGFVPGMDSKVLTVAAADVARAGYEGLMVNRQVVLPGFAVRAIPVLLRFIPRALVLAAVAKVQQRRS, from the coding sequence ATGGCTGCGCGCGTCACCCTGATTACCGGAGCTTCCTCCGGCATCGGCCTCGAGCTTGCGAAAGTGTTCGCCGCCCACGGCCACACCTGCGTACTGGTAGCGCGCCGCGCAGAATTGCTCGCCGAGCTTGCGGATACGATCGTCGCGGCCGGTGGACCGGAGCCGGTGATCATTCCTTGCGATCTCGCGGCGGCAGGCGCTGTCGCGAAACTCGCGGACGAAATTGTCGCGCGCGATCTTGAGGTGGATATTCTCGTCAACAATGCAGGCTTCGGCCTTGCTGGTGTGGCGCGCTCACTCGACCGCGAACAGCAGCTTGCGATGATCGATCTCAATATCCGCACACTGACCGATCTTACTCTGCGCTTCTCCGACAGTGTCGTCCGCCACCGCGGCGGCATTCTCAACGTCGCCTCGGTTGCGGCCTTCCTGCCGGGGCCGGGGATGGCGGTCTATTATGCGACGAAGGCTTTCGTGCTGTCCTTCACCGAGGCGCAGCGCGCGGAATTGCGCAAGGCCGGCGTGCGGGTGACGGCGCTTTGCCCGGGCCCGGTGCCGACCGGCTTTCAGGCGCGGGCGGGTTTCGTGCCCGGGATGGATTCAAAGGTGCTGACGGTCGCGGCGGCCGATGTTGCGCGTGCCGGCTACGAGGGATTGATGGTAAACCGCCAAGTAGTACTGCCGGGGTTTGCGGTGCGCGCCATCCCCGTGCTGTTGCGCTTCATTCCCCGCGCACTTGTGCTCGCCGCCGTCGCGAAGGTGCAGCAGCGCCGCAGTTAA